In the genome of uncultured Pseudodesulfovibrio sp., one region contains:
- a CDS encoding Fur family transcriptional regulator: MKAPQEVFAEYLANENLKMTPQRRVILDTLLRKNDHLSSEELYALVKKRDASIGQATVYRTLKLLSDSGLIEPLDFADGVTRYEPCYGKDHHDHLICEHCGKNIEIVDEVIERRQEQLAKEHGFTLIRHKMYLYGVCPECRKK, encoded by the coding sequence ATGAAAGCCCCGCAAGAAGTCTTTGCTGAATATCTGGCCAATGAGAACCTGAAGATGACGCCCCAGCGGCGGGTCATCCTCGATACTTTGCTGCGGAAGAACGACCACCTCTCCTCGGAAGAACTCTACGCTCTGGTCAAGAAACGGGACGCCTCCATAGGCCAGGCCACGGTTTACCGGACCCTCAAGCTCCTGAGCGATTCCGGGTTGATCGAACCCCTGGATTTTGCCGACGGTGTGACCCGTTACGAGCCCTGCTACGGCAAGGACCACCACGATCACCTGATCTGCGAGCACTGTGGCAAGAACATCGAAATCGTGGACGAAGTCATTGAGCGCCGCCAGGAACAACTGGCCAAGGAGCACGGCTTCACCCTCATCCGCCACAAGATGTACCTCTACGGCGTATGCCCGGAGTGCCGCAAAA
- a CDS encoding IclR family transcriptional regulator, which yields MSEGRIIQSVARALSILELFESSSTELSVTEIANRLDLSKSTAFGLINTLNHKGYLEQNPRDSRYSLGLKLLRLGGLVRKHSILCRKARPFLEQLVNEFSETVHLAVEKNGLVVYIEKIRGDKAIFMQSDVGAENPMYCTGVGKCLLAYMPEERRERIMRQMGPMERRGPNTITNLDDLRSELANIRVKGYCFDDEEYAPGLICVAAPVCSVGGGVVAAVSLSGAKAGIPSKKLAEVTGRVVEVAGKISELL from the coding sequence ATGTCCGAAGGTCGAATCATACAGTCCGTAGCCAGAGCATTGAGCATTCTGGAGTTGTTTGAAAGCTCCTCCACGGAACTCAGTGTCACGGAGATCGCCAATCGGCTTGATCTGAGTAAAAGCACGGCATTCGGGCTTATCAACACCCTCAATCATAAGGGATACCTCGAACAGAATCCCCGCGATTCCCGGTACTCCCTTGGTTTGAAGCTGCTTCGGCTCGGCGGCCTGGTCCGCAAACACAGTATTCTGTGCCGCAAGGCTCGTCCTTTCCTGGAACAGTTGGTCAACGAGTTCTCTGAAACCGTGCATCTGGCGGTGGAGAAGAACGGGCTGGTGGTCTATATCGAAAAGATCCGCGGCGACAAAGCGATCTTCATGCAGTCGGATGTGGGGGCGGAAAACCCCATGTACTGTACCGGGGTGGGCAAGTGCCTGCTGGCCTACATGCCCGAGGAGCGCCGTGAACGGATAATGCGTCAGATGGGTCCCATGGAACGCAGGGGGCCGAACACGATCACCAACCTCGACGATCTGCGTTCGGAGTTGGCGAACATCCGGGTCAAGGGCTATTGTTTCGATGACGAGGAATACGCGCCAGGCTTGATCTGCGTGGCTGCTCCGGTGTGCAGCGTAGGCGGCGGCGTGGTTGCAGCAGTGAGTCTGTCCGGCGCCAAGGCGGGAATACCTTCCAAAAAGCTGGCCGAAGTGACGGGCAGGGTTGTGGAAGTGGCCGGAAAGATCAGCGAGCTGTTGTAA
- a CDS encoding dihydrodipicolinate synthase family protein: MYRGIYTAIATLFDADGVVDREANAKLIDNLIEAGTDGALFLGSTGEFFNMNLEEKKEHFSFIADHAKGRFTLFAGTGGMDVRETVELTQHVQECGFDAAVVMCPYYFNLPETHIREYFATVASSVDMDILLYNFPARNNVTYSPEMIRSLVADHKNIVGIKDSGSTIEDMRRYISEVADVVGNFSVFSGFDEFLVPNLLSGGAGTIGALPNFEPELFVGLRKAVEAGDLDAVRAGQKRIAKLMRLYSVTNPFVAAVKYAINQKVVSTHPAMRFSSVTITEDEMARVEKIIA; the protein is encoded by the coding sequence ATGTACAGAGGGATTTACACGGCAATCGCCACGTTATTCGACGCTGACGGGGTCGTGGACAGGGAGGCGAACGCCAAACTGATTGACAACCTCATCGAGGCCGGGACGGACGGAGCGCTCTTTCTCGGTAGCACCGGTGAGTTCTTCAATATGAACCTGGAGGAGAAGAAGGAGCATTTCTCGTTCATCGCGGATCACGCCAAGGGGCGTTTTACCCTGTTCGCCGGAACCGGCGGCATGGATGTCCGCGAGACCGTGGAATTGACGCAGCACGTCCAGGAGTGCGGGTTCGACGCCGCCGTGGTCATGTGTCCCTATTACTTCAACCTGCCGGAAACCCATATCCGCGAGTACTTCGCCACCGTCGCTTCCAGCGTCGATATGGACATTCTGCTCTACAACTTCCCGGCGCGGAACAACGTCACGTACTCCCCGGAGATGATCCGTTCCCTGGTCGCGGACCACAAGAACATCGTGGGCATCAAGGATTCCGGTTCCACCATCGAGGACATGCGCCGCTACATCAGCGAAGTGGCCGATGTGGTCGGCAATTTCAGCGTATTTTCCGGGTTCGACGAGTTCCTGGTTCCGAACCTGCTCTCCGGTGGCGCGGGTACCATCGGGGCTCTGCCCAACTTCGAGCCTGAACTGTTCGTCGGTCTGCGCAAGGCCGTGGAAGCGGGGGATCTGGATGCGGTGCGCGCCGGTCAGAAACGTATTGCCAAGCTGATGCGCCTGTATTCGGTGACCAATCCGTTCGTGGCCGCGGTCAAATACGCGATCAACCAAAAGGTCGTATCTACCCATCCGGCCATGCGTTTCAGTTCCGTGACCATCACCGAAGACGAGATGGCACGGGTCGAAAAGATCATCGCCTAA
- a CDS encoding SLC13 family permease yields the protein MTPGIFIIVLAVAIAVLMLLIMKVKMHPVLALFLTTLGLGLVLGNGVVGSVNLINSGFGGTLKGIGVTIILGSILAMGIQDSGAATSIANFFIRMFRGKCLELAPALTAFIVSIPVFGDITMVLTAPIASILSLRRKISMSSMAAFTGLGLFLTHGLVPPTPGILAIALMYGADLGLTIFWGTIISAIAFFGTWLLLRRWCEKEWIAPREDFVEGFEPAKSDAVEELVIHEPNLPGSFMAFLPVLIPVVLITFASFAKVSMDEGGFALSFFSSVGDRVIALLLGVVFTIILGFIKADKVIAHHKRVTGDDGESLKHIIFNSWVARGLVVALLPLLITAMGGAMGATLKAAPVIKELGALVTSSNILPILVPYLTAVILMTAVGSMTTAGLTAAAIILPMMDSLGLSPLAATLSIGAGTMMVNHLNNSGFWIMSQFFNLNTKQGVKYITVPCAVASVISIIALMVLVSMGLI from the coding sequence ATGACTCCTGGTATTTTCATCATTGTTCTGGCGGTAGCCATCGCGGTCCTGATGCTGCTGATCATGAAAGTCAAAATGCATCCCGTGCTGGCTCTGTTCCTGACCACTCTGGGTCTCGGCCTGGTGCTCGGCAACGGCGTGGTCGGTTCGGTCAATCTGATCAACAGCGGTTTTGGCGGCACCCTCAAGGGTATCGGCGTGACCATCATCCTCGGTTCGATCCTGGCCATGGGTATCCAGGATTCCGGCGCCGCCACATCCATCGCCAACTTTTTCATCCGCATGTTCCGGGGCAAGTGCCTGGAGCTGGCTCCGGCGCTGACCGCGTTCATCGTGTCCATCCCGGTGTTCGGCGACATCACCATGGTGTTGACCGCTCCCATCGCTTCCATCCTGTCCCTGCGCCGGAAGATATCCATGTCTTCCATGGCCGCCTTCACCGGTCTGGGGCTGTTCTTGACCCACGGCCTGGTGCCGCCCACTCCCGGCATCCTGGCCATCGCCCTGATGTACGGGGCTGATCTCGGCCTGACCATCTTCTGGGGAACGATCATCAGCGCCATCGCCTTCTTCGGCACCTGGCTGCTGCTCCGTCGCTGGTGCGAGAAAGAGTGGATCGCGCCTCGTGAAGACTTTGTCGAGGGATTTGAACCGGCCAAATCCGACGCGGTCGAGGAACTGGTCATCCACGAACCCAACCTGCCGGGTTCCTTCATGGCCTTTCTGCCTGTCCTGATTCCGGTGGTGCTCATCACCTTCGCTTCCTTCGCCAAGGTTTCCATGGACGAGGGCGGCTTTGCCCTGTCGTTCTTCTCTTCGGTCGGCGACCGCGTGATCGCCCTGTTGCTCGGCGTGGTCTTCACTATCATCCTCGGATTCATCAAGGCCGACAAGGTCATCGCCCACCACAAGCGTGTCACCGGCGACGACGGCGAATCCCTGAAGCACATCATCTTCAACAGCTGGGTCGCTCGCGGCCTGGTCGTGGCCCTGCTGCCCCTGCTGATCACCGCCATGGGCGGCGCCATGGGCGCGACCCTCAAGGCCGCTCCGGTCATCAAGGAGCTGGGCGCCCTGGTCACTTCCAGCAACATCCTGCCGATCCTGGTTCCCTACCTGACCGCCGTGATCCTGATGACCGCCGTGGGTTCCATGACCACCGCCGGTCTGACCGCCGCGGCCATCATCCTGCCCATGATGGACTCCCTGGGCCTGTCCCCCCTGGCGGCGACCCTGTCCATCGGCGCGGGTACCATGATGGTCAACCACCTGAACAACAGCGGCTTTTGGATCATGTCCCAGTTCTTCAACCTGAATACCAAACAGGGCGTCAAGTACATCACCGTCCCGTGCGCGGTGGCTTCGGTCATTTCCATCATCGCGCTGATGGTCCTGGTTTCCATGGGCCTTATTTAA
- the ilvD gene encoding dihydroxy-acid dehydratase — protein MSKFKSEDILQGESSAFYRSLYKAMGYSNDELEKRPVIGIANSWTTLVPGHANLKQVAEFVKNGIYRGGGTAVEFGVIAACDGIAQGHDGMHFILPSRELICDSIEVQARAHRLDALVLLGSCDKIVPGMLMAAARLDIPAIMVHGGPMAGGVVFDGRKSDLTSISEARGMYSSGKIDFDQYEALEDTACPGCGSCSFLGTANTMCCLTEALGMCLPGGALIPAVHSDRMRTAFASGIAVCELARKGVTSRQIMTPEAMENAVRVTMAISGSTNAVLHLSAIANEAQMGVNVLDLFSKYNTNTPQIAKVNPAAKWDMEAFWQAGGIPRVMRNMRTLLHEDVMTCTSLPLKQNLDDYKFKFPENGEIIKPLDAPFGQTGGIAVLRGNLAPNTAISKPGAIDPSQHRFKGTAKVFNSEEEAEKAILGGGIVDGDVVVIRYEGPKGGPGMREMFMAMKYLYGRGLAKTTALVTDGRFSGTNNGCFVGHISPEAAEGGPLAIVEDGDLISIDVIDGKLELEVPDEEIQRRFTQWQKPKRKFTTGYLELYSRVATSAAEGAVIKREAE, from the coding sequence ATGAGCAAGTTTAAAAGTGAAGACATCCTCCAAGGCGAGAGCAGTGCGTTCTACCGCTCCCTCTACAAGGCCATGGGCTATTCCAACGATGAGTTGGAAAAGCGTCCGGTCATCGGCATCGCCAATTCCTGGACCACCCTGGTGCCCGGGCATGCCAACCTCAAGCAGGTGGCGGAGTTCGTCAAGAACGGCATCTACCGGGGCGGCGGCACGGCTGTGGAGTTCGGCGTCATAGCGGCCTGCGACGGCATCGCCCAGGGCCACGACGGCATGCACTTCATCCTGCCTTCCCGTGAACTGATCTGCGATTCCATCGAGGTCCAGGCCCGGGCGCACCGGCTGGACGCCCTGGTCCTGCTCGGTTCGTGCGACAAGATCGTGCCCGGCATGCTGATGGCCGCCGCCAGGTTGGATATCCCGGCCATCATGGTCCATGGCGGTCCCATGGCCGGTGGTGTGGTCTTTGACGGCCGCAAATCCGACCTGACCTCCATCTCCGAGGCGCGGGGCATGTACTCCTCCGGCAAGATCGACTTCGACCAATACGAAGCTCTGGAAGATACGGCCTGTCCCGGCTGCGGCTCCTGCTCCTTCCTGGGTACGGCCAACACCATGTGCTGCCTGACCGAGGCCCTGGGCATGTGCCTGCCCGGCGGCGCGCTCATTCCGGCGGTGCACTCCGACCGCATGCGCACCGCGTTCGCCTCGGGCATCGCGGTTTGCGAACTGGCCCGCAAGGGCGTCACCTCCCGCCAGATCATGACCCCGGAGGCCATGGAAAACGCGGTCAGGGTGACCATGGCCATCAGCGGCTCGACCAATGCGGTCCTGCACCTGAGCGCCATCGCCAACGAGGCCCAGATGGGCGTCAACGTCCTGGACCTGTTCTCCAAATACAATACCAACACTCCACAGATCGCCAAGGTGAACCCCGCTGCCAAGTGGGACATGGAGGCGTTCTGGCAGGCGGGCGGCATCCCACGAGTCATGCGCAACATGCGTACGCTGCTGCATGAGGATGTCATGACCTGCACCAGCCTGCCGCTGAAGCAGAACCTGGACGACTACAAGTTCAAGTTCCCGGAAAACGGCGAGATCATCAAACCCCTGGACGCCCCCTTCGGACAGACCGGCGGCATCGCCGTTCTCCGAGGCAACCTCGCGCCCAACACGGCCATCAGCAAGCCTGGCGCCATCGATCCGTCCCAGCATCGTTTCAAGGGTACGGCCAAGGTCTTCAACTCCGAGGAGGAGGCCGAGAAGGCCATTCTCGGCGGCGGGATCGTGGATGGCGACGTGGTGGTCATCCGTTACGAGGGCCCCAAGGGCGGCCCTGGCATGCGCGAGATGTTCATGGCCATGAAGTACCTCTACGGACGCGGTCTGGCCAAGACCACGGCCCTGGTCACTGACGGCCGGTTCTCGGGCACCAACAACGGCTGCTTCGTGGGACACATCTCCCCTGAAGCCGCCGAGGGCGGACCTCTGGCCATTGTCGAGGACGGAGACCTCATCTCCATCGACGTGATCGACGGCAAACTGGAACTCGAAGTCCCGGATGAGGAAATCCAGCGTCGTTTCACCCAGTGGCAGAAGCCCAAGCGCAAGTTCACCACCGGGTACCTTGAACTGTACTCGCGTGTGGCCACTTCCGCAGCCGAAGGCGCGGTCATCAAGCGCGAGGCCGAATAA
- a CDS encoding SDR family NAD(P)-dependent oxidoreductase has translation MQLDFTGKTVVVTGGTSGIGLAIAELFARLNANISICARSAENVEKVVETLRSRDFKAHGKSVDVADSQSMFAYADEVEAEFGGIDVWISNAGVYPQYQIVDTPEDVWNQTLRTNMTSIYLGARIAREKMAGRGGVLLNASSFASVMPSVGSGLYAATKAAVISMTKTLAAELAPYGIRVNCYIPGVIDTPMTRPLLEKNGEAMRKTIAMNRFGSSEEVAKAVAFLASPHAGYISGTSLEISGGKFCTQNPDAGWAQA, from the coding sequence ATGCAACTGGACTTCACGGGAAAGACGGTGGTCGTCACCGGCGGGACCTCGGGTATCGGCCTGGCCATAGCCGAGCTGTTTGCCCGGCTCAACGCCAACATCTCGATTTGCGCCCGATCGGCGGAAAACGTCGAGAAGGTGGTCGAGACACTGCGCTCCCGGGACTTCAAAGCGCACGGTAAAAGCGTCGACGTCGCCGACAGCCAGTCCATGTTCGCCTACGCGGACGAGGTCGAAGCCGAATTCGGCGGGATCGACGTATGGATCAGCAACGCGGGCGTGTATCCCCAGTACCAGATCGTCGACACCCCCGAAGACGTCTGGAACCAGACCCTGCGTACCAATATGACCTCCATATACCTGGGCGCCCGCATCGCCCGGGAAAAGATGGCGGGGCGGGGGGGAGTGCTGCTCAATGCCTCCTCCTTCGCCTCTGTCATGCCCTCGGTGGGCAGCGGGCTGTATGCGGCGACCAAGGCGGCCGTGATCAGCATGACCAAGACCCTGGCGGCCGAACTGGCCCCGTACGGCATTCGCGTCAACTGCTACATACCGGGCGTCATCGATACGCCCATGACCCGGCCCCTGCTGGAAAAGAACGGCGAGGCCATGCGCAAGACCATCGCCATGAATCGCTTCGGCTCCTCCGAAGAAGTGGCAAAGGCCGTGGCTTTCCTGGCTTCGCCCCATGCGGGTTACATCTCCGGCACCTCCCTGGAGATCAGTGGCGGGAAGTTCTGCACCCAGAACCCTGACGCGGGGTGGGCGCAGGCCTAG
- a CDS encoding PAS domain S-box protein, protein MKLRTFFMAGVITVTVFFAVCQFFASELVLTKGFQNIEDEHTRSLASMAKGILDQQLAYLDDLALDWAEWDDTYIFAQDGNTPYIDSNLSPETFEDQSLVCVSIQNRRGEPVFLQAFRSDGNVDMALARTIYRSTAGSLPLLQSQSGGFGGIIRLPDGELLLVVKRPILTSSGSGPGMGTFMMARMLTPEVIEKISALMEGEVSLITKVDSEAHDRLASSVDDVYLDYSDQTTSVGMRAIRDVDGRAVGLLKVSVKRAISQEGKTISYYYYGIIFWVIVLIALFSFYLLHRKVLNRLDLLMSRLATRENNVDEASAIDIGGNDEIHDLSVFLDTMFDRIDSSRRALMAQSEEIKENEAFLGQLFNSIEAGVLLVDPETRNIVAINSFGQQMIGRTEDEVVGQNCHHLTCPADRDKCPILDLNQSKDLSRRSMLHKDGTVIPIMKSVSIISKGDRELLLETFVDITEAEQNRLELENAKKELEEKVEERTVHLRGIIDTARSGIIVVDSQGEITEFSPAAQGIFGYSKEEVLRKNVTILMPEDDGRDHDQYLREFNHGGPSKLIGKQTVVQARRKDGSLFPMEISLNSAVVAGKSIFVAVLSDITERKAMEDEIRKSRERYQRLVEDLAGRFAIFSHKPDGEMLFIGESALSVFGIPREKIIGRKWQDVINWEPGVEDRASEVFKEAMERGQIALEIEMSFTHVDGTRHELLNSLHPVYSKDGELETIEGIIEDITSRKAVAKALAEAKEDAEQATRAKSDFLANMSHEIRTPMNAIMGLSHLALQSDLKDKQRSYIEKVHVSAENLLGILNDILDFSKIEAGKMDMENTEFFLGEVFEHLASVLGLRAQESGLQLMFDLPNDLPTALVGDPLRLGQVLLNLGNNAIKFTPRGEVLISVRLAEEVGDDVILHFSVRDTGIGMTEEQRRKLFQQFSQADTSTTRKYGGTGLGLAISKKLTEMMGGEIWVESEPGIGSTFHFTARLKKQSRPPKWDEYLDIRPLHVLVVDDNDTARTIFAEMLAGFGFSFDLADSAEAGLALLEGQAGNRNYDFAILDWDLHGIAGGDLVRIMQTSPNIGHSPKVIFVSAFGTVHIENATQDESVVAGVLSKPVLPSTLLDTMMVAEQGVPTRVSRAGFRQSELGQMTAKLSRVKVLLVEDNEINQDVAVDLLVSNGIACEVASNGEEALKILEREHFDCVLMDCQMPVMDGYTATREIRKIDRLKKLPIIAMTANVMAGDRERSIEAGMNDHIGKPIRIQELFATMDKWVKPTVSRMASTSPEMNIDLSDLQGIDVVAGLRYVQGKESLYRSLLGKFLHNYKDFRGVFEQARAEEGATGAERCAHTLKGVAATVGAVAVSKKAEALEASCRREEADDEIEKLLRAVEDELAPALESLERMGEAKPDGSPLPGNKDMDGETLACLQELRVLLREFNAEALTVAKKLHSLPGIHKHAAKVNSLIKAVENYDFEIALKKLDELKLS, encoded by the coding sequence ATGAAGCTTCGCACGTTTTTCATGGCAGGCGTCATCACGGTGACCGTCTTTTTCGCCGTCTGCCAGTTTTTCGCCTCAGAGCTGGTCCTGACCAAGGGCTTTCAGAATATCGAGGACGAACATACACGTTCCCTGGCTTCCATGGCCAAGGGGATATTGGACCAGCAGCTGGCCTATCTCGATGACCTGGCGTTGGACTGGGCTGAATGGGATGATACCTATATCTTCGCTCAGGACGGCAACACCCCTTACATCGATTCCAATCTTTCGCCGGAAACGTTTGAGGACCAGTCTCTTGTTTGCGTTTCCATTCAAAATCGCCGGGGGGAGCCTGTCTTTCTCCAGGCTTTCAGGTCGGACGGTAACGTGGATATGGCGTTGGCAAGAACCATCTATCGTTCAACAGCCGGGTCTCTTCCGCTCCTGCAGAGCCAGTCGGGCGGTTTCGGCGGTATCATCCGCCTGCCAGACGGAGAGCTCCTTCTGGTCGTCAAACGACCGATTCTTACAAGCTCGGGGTCAGGGCCAGGCATGGGGACTTTCATGATGGCGCGCATGCTGACTCCCGAGGTCATCGAAAAAATTTCGGCCCTCATGGAAGGAGAGGTCTCCCTCATCACCAAGGTGGACAGCGAAGCGCACGACAGGCTGGCTAGCTCTGTGGACGACGTGTACCTGGATTATTCCGACCAAACGACTTCGGTGGGCATGAGGGCCATACGGGATGTGGACGGGCGTGCTGTCGGCCTGCTCAAGGTTTCCGTAAAAAGGGCGATTTCCCAGGAAGGGAAGACCATTTCGTATTATTACTACGGCATCATCTTTTGGGTCATTGTGCTTATCGCCCTGTTCAGTTTCTATCTCCTTCACCGGAAGGTTCTCAACCGACTCGATTTGCTCATGTCCAGGCTTGCGACTCGGGAAAACAACGTGGACGAGGCGTCCGCCATCGACATCGGCGGGAATGACGAAATCCACGATCTGAGCGTTTTTCTCGATACCATGTTCGACCGCATAGACAGTTCGCGGCGGGCCCTCATGGCGCAGTCGGAAGAGATCAAGGAGAACGAGGCGTTTTTGGGCCAACTGTTCAATTCGATCGAGGCCGGCGTGCTGTTGGTTGACCCCGAGACCAGGAATATCGTCGCCATCAACAGCTTTGGGCAACAGATGATCGGCAGGACCGAAGACGAGGTCGTCGGCCAAAATTGTCATCACCTGACGTGTCCCGCCGATCGGGACAAATGCCCTATCCTGGACCTCAATCAATCCAAGGATTTGTCCAGACGTTCCATGCTCCACAAGGACGGAACCGTTATCCCGATCATGAAATCGGTGTCCATCATCTCGAAGGGTGACCGCGAACTGTTGCTGGAAACCTTCGTCGATATCACCGAAGCCGAGCAGAACCGGCTTGAACTGGAAAACGCCAAAAAGGAGCTGGAGGAGAAGGTCGAGGAGAGGACTGTCCATTTGCGCGGCATTATCGATACGGCCAGAAGCGGTATCATTGTTGTGGACTCCCAGGGAGAGATCACCGAATTCAGTCCGGCGGCACAGGGCATCTTCGGGTACTCCAAAGAGGAAGTCCTCAGGAAAAACGTCACCATTCTCATGCCTGAAGACGACGGTCGGGATCATGACCAGTATCTGCGCGAGTTCAACCATGGCGGCCCGTCCAAGCTCATCGGCAAGCAGACCGTGGTCCAGGCCAGGAGAAAGGACGGCTCTCTGTTCCCCATGGAAATTTCCCTCAACTCGGCGGTAGTCGCCGGCAAATCCATATTCGTGGCCGTCTTGAGCGACATCACCGAGCGCAAGGCCATGGAGGATGAAATCAGGAAGAGCCGGGAACGGTATCAACGGCTGGTCGAGGATCTGGCCGGGAGATTCGCCATCTTCAGCCATAAGCCGGATGGTGAAATGCTGTTCATCGGCGAAAGCGCTTTGTCCGTCTTTGGCATACCCAGGGAGAAGATCATAGGCCGGAAGTGGCAGGATGTGATCAACTGGGAACCCGGCGTTGAGGATCGTGCGTCTGAGGTATTCAAAGAGGCGATGGAACGCGGGCAGATTGCGCTTGAGATAGAGATGTCGTTCACTCACGTCGACGGGACGCGGCATGAGCTGCTGAACTCCCTGCACCCGGTTTACAGCAAGGACGGAGAACTCGAAACCATCGAAGGCATTATCGAGGATATCACCAGCCGAAAGGCCGTGGCCAAGGCTTTGGCCGAAGCCAAGGAGGATGCCGAGCAGGCCACCCGGGCAAAATCGGACTTTCTGGCCAATATGTCGCATGAGATCCGCACGCCCATGAACGCGATCATGGGGTTGTCGCACCTGGCCCTGCAGAGCGATTTGAAAGACAAGCAGCGCAGCTACATCGAAAAGGTCCATGTCTCGGCCGAGAATCTTTTGGGCATTCTCAACGACATACTCGATTTTTCCAAGATCGAGGCCGGGAAGATGGATATGGAGAATACGGAATTCTTCCTGGGAGAGGTCTTCGAGCATCTCGCCAGCGTCCTCGGTTTGCGGGCGCAGGAGTCCGGACTGCAGCTCATGTTTGACCTGCCGAACGATCTGCCCACGGCGCTGGTGGGCGACCCCCTCCGGTTGGGGCAGGTGCTGCTCAACCTCGGAAACAATGCGATCAAGTTTACGCCCCGGGGCGAGGTCCTGATTTCCGTGCGCCTGGCGGAGGAAGTCGGGGACGATGTGATCCTTCATTTCTCGGTGCGCGACACGGGCATAGGCATGACCGAGGAGCAGCGGAGAAAGCTTTTCCAGCAGTTCAGCCAGGCGGACACCTCTACAACCCGTAAATACGGCGGAACCGGGCTCGGGTTGGCAATCTCCAAGAAGTTGACCGAGATGATGGGCGGAGAGATATGGGTGGAGAGCGAGCCCGGCATCGGCAGCACGTTCCATTTCACGGCACGTCTGAAGAAGCAGTCGCGGCCGCCCAAATGGGACGAGTATCTGGATATACGCCCGCTCCATGTATTGGTGGTCGACGACAATGACACCGCACGGACGATTTTTGCCGAAATGCTGGCCGGGTTCGGGTTCTCCTTCGATCTGGCGGATTCGGCTGAGGCCGGTCTGGCTCTGCTGGAAGGACAGGCCGGAAACCGTAATTACGATTTCGCCATTCTGGATTGGGACCTGCACGGTATCGCCGGTGGTGATCTCGTGCGGATCATGCAGACCAGCCCGAACATCGGACACTCGCCGAAAGTGATCTTCGTGTCGGCGTTCGGTACGGTACACATCGAAAATGCGACCCAGGACGAATCCGTTGTCGCGGGAGTCCTGAGCAAGCCTGTGTTGCCGTCGACCTTGCTCGACACCATGATGGTCGCCGAGCAGGGCGTACCCACAAGGGTGAGCAGAGCCGGGTTCAGGCAAAGCGAACTTGGGCAGATGACCGCCAAGCTGAGCCGGGTCAAAGTGCTTTTGGTAGAGGACAATGAGATCAATCAGGACGTGGCCGTGGATCTGCTCGTCAGCAACGGCATTGCCTGCGAGGTCGCGAGCAACGGCGAGGAAGCGCTGAAGATTCTGGAGCGGGAACATTTCGACTGCGTACTCATGGATTGTCAGATGCCGGTCATGGACGGCTATACCGCGACCAGGGAAATCAGAAAGATAGACCGGCTCAAGAAGCTCCCGATCATCGCCATGACCGCCAACGTCATGGCCGGGGACCGGGAGAGGTCCATCGAGGCCGGGATGAACGATCATATCGGCAAGCCCATTCGGATCCAGGAGCTTTTCGCGACCATGGACAAGTGGGTGAAGCCGACCGTGAGTCGCATGGCCTCCACCTCGCCTGAGATGAACATAGATTTGTCCGACCTTCAGGGAATCGATGTCGTGGCCGGGCTGCGGTACGTTCAGGGCAAGGAGTCCCTGTACCGTTCCCTGTTGGGTAAATTCCTTCACAACTACAAGGACTTCAGAGGCGTGTTCGAGCAAGCGCGAGCCGAGGAGGGCGCAACAGGGGCCGAGCGGTGTGCGCACACCCTGAAGGGGGTGGCCGCCACCGTGGGTGCGGTTGCGGTCAGTAAAAAGGCCGAGGCCCTGGAGGCGAGCTGCCGACGCGAGGAAGCGGATGACGAGATCGAAAAGCTGCTTCGGGCCGTGGAGGATGAGTTGGCTCCGGCCCTCGAGTCGTTGGAGCGTATGGGGGAGGCGAAACCAGACGGTTCACCTCTGCCCGGAAACAAGGACATGGACGGGGAAACCCTCGCTTGTCTGCAGGAGTTGCGGGTCCTGCTTCGAGAGTTCAATGCCGAGGCTCTGACGGTTGCCAAGAAGCTGCACTCCCTGCCCGGCATACACAAGCACGCGGCCAAGGTGAACAGCCTGATCAAGGCCGTGGAGAACTATGATTTCGAGATAGCACTCAAGAAGCTCGATGAACTCAAGCTCTCCTGA